In Centroberyx gerrardi isolate f3 chromosome 20, fCenGer3.hap1.cur.20231027, whole genome shotgun sequence, a genomic segment contains:
- the nt5m gene encoding 5'(3')-deoxyribonucleotidase, mitochondrial has protein sequence MSLLPGATRLLGRGKTFLRDPFKRICVNMSSSSSSGKRLRVLVDMDGVLADFEGGFLKKYRARYPDEPYITLDDRRGFWVSTQYGQLRTDLCEKAISIWESKDFFIELDPLPGGVEAVKEMAKMENTDVFICTSPIKHYKHCPYEKYAWVEKHLGHDFLEQVVLTRDKTVVTGDILIDDKPDILGVEPRPTWEHILFTACHNKHLPISPCQRRLLSWADDWRAVLDSKRQ, from the exons ATGTCTTTACTACCAGGAGCAACACGCCTACTCGGGAGAGGGAAAACCTTTCTCCGTGATCCGTTTAAGAGGATTTGCGTAAACatgtcgtcctcctcttcctcgggtAAGAGACTGCGGGTTCTGGTTGACATGGACGGGGTCCTGGCGGACTTCGAGGGGGGGTTCTTGAAGAAGTACCGGGCCAGGTACCCGGACGAGCCGTACATCACCCTGGATGACAGGAGGGGGTTCTGGGTGTCAACGCAGTACGGGCAGCTGAGGACTGACCTGTGT GAGAAGGCCATCAGTATCTGGGAGTCCAAGGACTTCTTCATCGAGCTGGACCCGCTGCCAGGAGGAGTGGAGGCTGTCAAGGAGATGGCCAAGATGGAAAA CACAGATGTCTTTATTTGCACCAGTCCTataaaacattacaaacactgTCCGTATGAGAAG TATGCCTGGGTAGAGAAGCATTTGGGTCATGACTTTCTGGAGCAGGTCGTCCTGACCAGAGACAAGACGGTGGTTACTGGAGACATCCTCATAGATGACAAGCCTGACATccttg GCGTGGAGCCGAGGCCGACGTGGGAGCACATCCTGTTCACCGCCTGCCACAACAAGCACCTTCCCATCAGCCCCTGCCAGAGACGCCTGCTGTCCTGGGCCGACGACTGGAGGGCCGTCCTGGACAGCAAGAGGCAGTGA